A single window of Aphidius gifuensis isolate YNYX2018 linkage group LG1, ASM1490517v1, whole genome shotgun sequence DNA harbors:
- the LOC122852765 gene encoding speckle-type POZ protein B-like produces MTTNSVDQTYSLCVTKKINTRSLRHDWEIRDFYFIPVGVKLLSSVFSSGSTEIQDIWTLQMDLHPQPDTDDVKILLKLESFNRNSNFLAMYDVSILNYETKQKEYTFFKSPVPVKFSRDYTEVSCSLQRSTLINYLSNDNLLISCKLKISTNEPVANQFVMATINTTKQVLKNDYAKLLKSGEFSDVNIIVKTKSFKASKFMLAVRSPVFRAMFTHKETKENTENEIIIEDIDEDVFEKLLYYIYTGEVKNIQEMTMDLFIAADKYQLDYLKNQCEKALVSSIDIEKAAELYVFADKNNAKDLKHETLMFIKSHLQEVLASETFRKLEKDKGSVLSKILRAFDGSE; encoded by the coding sequence ATGACTACTAATTCAGTTGATCAAACATATTCTTTATGTGTGACTAAAAAGATTAATACACGCTCATTAAGACATGATTGGGAAATTCgagatttttatttcattccgGTTGGGGTAAAATTATTGTCTTCAGTTTTTTCATCTGGTTCAACTGAAATTCAAGATATATGGACCCTTCAGATGGATCTACATCCACAACCGGATACCGATGacgtaaaaatattgttaaaactTGAGTCATTTAATAGGAATTCTAATTTCCTTGCCATGTATGACGTGTCGATTCTAAATTATGAAACTAAGCAAAAAGAGTACACCTTTTTTAAAAGTCCAGTGcctgttaaattttcaagggATTATACAGAAGTTAGTTGTTCACTTCAACGTTCaactttaataaattatttatcaaatgacaATTTGTTAATTTCATGTAAGTTGAAGATATCAACAAATGAACCAGTTGCAAATCAATTTGTTATGGCTACTATTAATACTACTAAACaagttttgaaaaatgattatgctaaacttttaaaaagtGGTGAATTCAGTGATGTCAATATCAtagtaaaaacaaaatcattcAAAGCAAGCAAATTCATGCTCGCTGTACGTAGTCCAGTATTTCGTGCCATGTTTACTCACAAGGAGACTAAAGAAAATAcagaaaatgaaattataattgaagatattgatgaagatgtttttgaaaaactGTTGTATTACATTTACACAGGTGAGGTAAAGAATATTCAGGAAATGAcaatggatttatttattgcagcTGATAAATATCAGTTGGATTATCTCAAGAACCAGTGTGAGAAAGCTCTTGTCAGTTctattgatattgaaaaagcaGCAGAACTTTATGTAtttgctgataaaaataatgctaAAGACTTGAAACATGAAACATTAATGTTCATTAAATCTCATCTGCAGGAAGTGCTTGCTAGCGAAACATTTAGAAAATTGGAAAAAGATAAAGGCAGTGTTCTTAGCAAGATTCTTCGTGCCTTTGATGGtagtgaataa
- the LOC122852780 gene encoding delta-1-pyrroline-5-carboxylate dehydrogenase, mitochondrial — protein sequence MLGLCRQAIIANTPKVGSRCLGSIVPVPNLPELPLINEPVLTYKKGSKERSDLEKVLSEMSSDCVDVPLVIGNEEIRTDIVKYQVMPHNHQAKIAKYYYATPKLIEKAIKTAVKSQREWEKVPIEERLKIWSKAADLMADKYRQQLNVSTMLGQSKTVIQAEIDSAAELVDFFRIHSYFIKEALKYQPISPNPNETLNSMRYRGMDGFIAAVSPFNFTAIGGNLSYTPALMGNGVLWKPSDTAILSNWIIFKICREAGVPAGVVNFVPAHGPDFGDTITSSPYLAGINFTGSVPTFNRLWSQVGKNINIYKNYPKLIGECGGKNYHFVHPSADVDSVVMGTIRSSFEYNGQKCSACSRMYIPESLWPKIKDNLLEIRKQLKIGDVKDFTVFSSAVIDAAAFKRITGYIKHAKSSDKLEIIGGGNYDDSVGYFIEPTIIVSKDPKDKIMTEEIFGPVLAIYVYKDKDLDDTLKLVETSTPYALTGAIFANDKEWAIKAMEELKYTAGNFYINDKSTGSVVGQQPFGGSRMSGTNDKAGGPHYALRWASPQSIKETFVPLREYTYDYMKS from the exons ATGTTGGGTCTGTGCCGGCAAGCGATCATCGCTAACACTCCTAa agTTGGCTCAAGATGTCTAGGAAGTATTGTTCCAGTTCCAAATCTTCCAGAGCTACCACTTATAAATGAGCCTGTATTAACATACAAAAAAGGTAGCAAAGAACGTTCTGATCTTGAAAAAGTATTATCAGAAATGTCATCCGACTGTGTTGATGTACCATTAGTTATTGGTAATGAAGAAATACGTACTGATATTGTAAAATATCAAGTAATGCCACATAATCATCAAGCTAAAAtagcaaaatattattatgcaaCACCTAAACTTATtgaaaaagcaataaaaacaGCAGTTAAAAGTCAACGTGAATGGGAAAAAGTACCAATTGAAGAACGTTTAAAAATTTGGAGTAAAGCTGCTGATTTAATGGCTGATAAATATCGTCAACAATTAAATGTATCAACAATGTTAGGACAAAGTAAAACAGTTATACAAGCTGAAATTGATAGTGCTGCTGaattagttgatttttttagaattcattcatattttataaaagaagCATTAAAATATCAGCCAATATCACCAAATCCAAATGAAACATTAAATTCAATGAGATATCGTGGTATGGATGGTTTTATTGCAGCAGTATCaccatttaattttacagCAATTGGTGGTAATTTAAGTTATACACCAGCATTAATGGGTAATGGTGTATTATGGAAACCATCTGATACagcaatattatcaaattggataatatttaaaatatgtcgTGAAGCTGGTGTACCAGCTGgtgttgttaattttgtaCCAGCCCATGGTCCTGATTTTGGTGATACAATAACATCATCACCATATCTTGCTGGTATTAATTTTACTGGTTCAGTACCAACATTTAATAGATTATGGAGTCAAgttggtaaaaatataaatatatataaaaattatccaaaattAATTGGTGAATGTGGtggtaaaaattatcattttgtacATCCAAGTGCTGATGTTGATAGTGTTGTTATGGGAACAATAAGAAGTTCATTTGAATATAATGGACAAAAATGTTCAGCATGTAGTAGAATGTATATACCAGAATCATTATGGccaaaaattaaagataatcTTTTGGAAATtagaaaacaattaaaaattggtgATGTTAAAGATTTTACTGTATTTTCATCAGCTGTTATTGATGCTGCAGCATTTAAAAGAATAACTGGATATATTAAACATGCTAAATCATCAGataaacttgaaattattggtggtggtaattatgatgattcagttggatattttattgaaccaacaattattgtatcaaaagatccaaaagataaaattatgacTGAAGAAATATTTGGTCCTGTATTGgctatatatgtttataaagATAAAGATTTAGATGATACATTAAAATTAGTTGAAACTTCAACTCCTTATGCACTTACTGGTGCAATATTTGCTAATGATAAAGAATGGGCAATTAAAGCTATGgaagaattaaaatatactgctggtaatttttatatcaatgataaatcaaCTGGATCAGTTGTTGGACAACAACCTTTTGGAGGAAGTCGTATGTCTGGAACTAATGATAAAGCTGGAGGACCACATTATGCACTTCGTTGGGCATCACCACAATCAATTAAAGAAACATTTGTACCACTTAGAGAATACACTTATGATTACATGAAATCATAA
- the LOC122852810 gene encoding reversion-inducing cysteine-rich protein with Kazal motifs: MKKFLNYIIISFVIFCATKLVYCLTEDEDKHDDWIGRNCCHLAQYSRCKTFCHKSESTEDLQGFCRLSDEPELYTCLERKEDGERCCRNIVNESCKTLCQDFFDKPGNSSSTKIHNIKDCFHQIPKCLKNIAENLGAENSKQYVHCCNEAKTLVCLDACRKTLHSSTTIKEILDELENKCEPVFPHSPLWTCILQSEQTKTPNLPLDIGKLSCCSRAQNSNCQDICLRAFQSDWEVAWNQLESICLSSPNGEELRRCLEEADDPCEIGCSGLSYCGKFNDRSTTLFRTCSANADSIAKWESEKWLQGGLISGFGTSIRVHPSCPTEILQAVACFFQIRPCESTIHESRLCRDDCIHLMTNCIDWSITNSSESVNSLCSKLSPSRPDVPCVSFRNFIESSETDIYLKNDITTPCKNNPCGNNEVCIVEPNIDSKFYSCVPSCSLGKMSKLSVPIKTWIQVPRIDQFGCLRICQCTLKGLEKCQTLNCYNQNSCWVQDRFVAHRTNFYLDCQSCHCFEGEITCSKKNCLELKNSGLPCACSSYYKPVCGRTGITYASACLAKCSGLTQDDITLGSCSSKDPCKPNPCNNRERCFKKTRVCLSSIYKPCKQFECIPENCKHKEIYSGPVCDSNNKEHSSICSLIKSRATLSYRGHCLKNCSLQGPVCGINGEVYMSECAAWAEKTVVDYYGNCVAVGFNRDETKQVCGNIVKCPSLKTSRCIGTIPPGACCPVCGGAGRISYSKKQLDRIYYMMEEEADRDTVTLDALLSALGRQLEILQCSLRGSVTIEGDIFILTQPTTMYPSKLQQKACIIEMEKIITRISERSPKIISEVPLSSLRRAENIHGYISSAIHWKSTTPVLLLLLFFLVLYN; the protein is encoded by the exons atgaaaaaatttttaaattatattattatttcatttgtaattttttgtgCAACAAAATTAGTGTATTGTTTAACAGaag atgAAGACAAACATGATGATTGGATTGGTAGAAATTGTTGTCATCTTGCTCAATATTCAAGATGTAAAACATTTTGTCATAAATCTGAATCAACTGAGGATTTACAAGGTTTTTGTCGACTAAGTGATGAGCCAGAACTTTATACTTGTCTTGAACGTAAAGAAGATGGTGAACGTTGCTGTAGAAATATTGTCAATGAATCATGTAAAACATTGTGTCaagatttttttgataaaccagGAAATTCAAGTAGCACAAAGATCCACAATATTAAAGATTGTTTTCATCAAATTCCAAAAtgtcttaaaaatattgctgaaaaTTTAGGAGctgaaaattcaaaacaat ATGTACATTGTTGCAATGAGGCAAAAACATTAGTCTGTCTTGATGCATGTAGAAAGACTTTacattcatcaacaacaatcaaAGAAATACTTGatgaacttgaaaataaatgtgaaCCAGTATTTCCTCATTCACCATTGTGGACTTGTATTCTTCAATCAGAACAAACTAAAACACCAAATTTACCACTTGATATTGGTAAACTTAGTTGTTGTTCTCGTGCACAAAATTCTAATTGTCAAGATATTTGTTTACGAGCATTTCAATCTGACTGGGAAGTTGCATGGAATCAATTAGAATCAATTTGTTTGTCATCACCAAATGGAGAAGAATTACGAAGATGTTTAGAAGAAGCTGATGATCCTTGTGAAATTGGATGTTCTGGTTTGTCTTATTGTGGAAAATTCAATGACAGATCAACGACATTATTTAG aACTTGTTCAGCCAATGCTGATAGCATTGCAAAATGGGAATCAGAAAAATGGCTACAAGGTGGTTTAATTTCAGGATTTGGAACTTCAATACGTGTTCATCCATCATGTCCAACTGAAATTTTACAAGCTGTTGcatgtttttttcaaataagaCCTTGTGAATCAACAATACATGAATCTCGTCTTTGTCGTGATGATTGTATTCATTTAATGACAAATTGTATTGATTGGTCAATAACAAATTCATCTGAATCTGTAAATTCTTTGTGCTCAAAACTTTCACCATCACGACCAGACGTGCCTTGTGTGTCATTTAGAAATTTCATTGAATCATCTGAAAcagatatttatttgaaaaatgatataacaacaccttgtaaaaataatccatGTGGTAACAATGAAGTTTGTATTGTTGAGCCAAATATtgatagtaaattttattcatgtgTACCATCATGTTCACTtggtaaaatgtcaaaattatCTGTACCTATAAAAACTTGGATTCAAGTACCAAGAATAGATCAATTTGGTTGTTTAAGAATTTGTCAATGTACACTAAAAGGATTAGAAAAATGTCAAactttaaattgttataatcaaAATTCATGCTGGGTTCAAGATCGTTTTGTTGCACATAgaacaaatttttatcttgattgTCAATCATGTCATTGTTTTGAAGGTGAAATTActtgttctaaaaaaaattgtttagaattaaaaaattctggaTTACCATGTGCTTGTTCTAGTTATTATAAACCAGTTTGTGGAAGAACAGGTATAACATATGCATCAGCTTGTTTAGCTAAATGTTCTGGTCTTACACAAGATGACATAACACTTGGAAGTTGTTCATCAAAAGATCCTTGTAAGCCAAATCCTTGTAATAATAGAGAaagatgttttaaaaaaactcgTGTATGTCTTTCATCAATTTACAAACCTTGTAAACAATTTGAGTGTATACCTGAAAATTGTAAacataaagaaatatattctGGACCTGTTTGTGATAGCAACAATAAAGAGCATTCATCAATttgttcattaattaaatcacGTGCAACTTTATCATACAGAGGACATTGTCTAAAAAATTGTAGTCTTCAAGGTCCTGTTTGTGGAATTAATGGTGAAGTTTACATGTCAGAGTGTGCTGCATGGGCTGAAAAAAcagttgttgattattatggTAATTGTGTTGCTGTTGGATTTAATAGAGATGAGACAAAACAAGTATGTGgtaatattgttaaatgtcCAAGCTTAAAAACATCTAGATGCATTGGAACAATACCACCTGGAGCTTGTTGTCCTGTTTGTGGTGGAGCTGGTAGAATTTCTTATTCAAAAAAACAG ttggatagaatttattatatgatgGAAGAAGAAGCTGATAGAGATACTGTTACACTTGATGCATTATTAAGTGCTCTTGGACGTCAGCTTGAAATTCTTCAGTGTAGTTTACGTGGAAGTGTTACTATTGAAggtgatatatttatattaacacAACCAACAACAATGTATCCTTCAAAACTACAGCAAAAAGCTTGTATAattgaaatggaaaaaatcatCACTAGAATATCAGAAAGAAGTCCAAAAATTATATCAGAAGTACCACTAAGTTCACTGAGAAGAGCAGAAAATATTCACGGTTATATTTCATCAGCAATTCATTGGAAATCAACAACACCAgtcttgttgttattgttattttttttagtcttgtataattag
- the LOC122852775 gene encoding LOW QUALITY PROTEIN: pre-mRNA-processing factor 40 homolog A (The sequence of the model RefSeq protein was modified relative to this genomic sequence to represent the inferred CDS: inserted 3 bases in 2 codons) — protein sequence MESTDGFPQPTVPGYPPVTPTGTSTFGAPIIPTAPFIPPPGLPPGPTGIIQQPFTIPPPGFGFSINAGQIPEPGVIVAPPQIIGAVHSVNPESASSPSLPINENSSSSTISEKKSEWSEHKAPDGRIYYYNITTKQSLWEKPDDLKTPTELLLSQCPWKEYKSENGKVYYHNLNTKESRWTVPLELEQLKNKIIAEGSTSSIIQQINTTNSVNPPPSTILPPPQQITTQSSELNSGKSAIEQAMAATLAAINIPTPPSKPDDDSNSGKGSANDSRTSTPEPKIQFKDKKEAIEAFKELLKERDVPSNATWEQAVKTIQNDPRYPSMKKLNERKQAFNAYKTQKLKEEREQERLRLKKAKEDLEKFLLNHDRMTSTTKYYKCEEIYGNLEIWRAVADPDRRDIYEDVIFNLAKREKEDAKQLKKRNTKRLTQILDTMTEVTYQTTWQEAQALLLQHSSFAEDSDLLEMDKEDALFIFENHIRQLEKNKEAIKSKNKRRKRLERKNRDGFGSLLDELHVQGKLTSMSLWVELYPMLSADLRFSAMLGQPGSTPLDLFKYYVEDLKSRFHDEKKAIREILKDKXFEVKRSTTFEKFATIICKDEKSALLDTGNDQLTNNLLLKXVESNEKERIKEENKKMKKLETGLKQLLKNIDVDYQANWDDVKLKIENENDYQAIKSESDRIKIFKEYQHDLEESCAHHHIRSKKKKTKKPKRKSRSKSHSDSETDDKGRKKKHKSRSPSVHSKSESSESESKKLKKKKNKKKSIRSHSHSDSRLPSSEESPDRKRKEEKHRRASGHSEASANGEQHAEQPGEQQELSEDELEKQRAQLLHELQMQQEDN from the exons ATG gAATCAACTGATGGATTTCCTCAACCAACAGTTCCCGGGTATCCACCTGTAACTCCAACTGGAACATCAACTTTTGGAGCTCCAATTATTCCAACTGCACCATTTATACCACCTCCTGGATTGCCACCAGGACCCACAGGTATTATCCAACAGCCATTTACAATTCCCCCTCCAGGATTTGGATTTTCAATCAATGCTGGACAAATTCCAGAACCAGGAGttattg tggCACCACCACAAATAATTGGAGCAGTACATTCAGTAAATCCTGAATCAGCATCAAGTCCATCATTaccaataaatgaaaattcatcatcatcaacaattagtgaaaaaaaaagtgaatggAGTGAACATAAAGCACCTGATGGacgtatatattattataatataacaacaaaacAATCATTATGGGAAAAACcagatgatttaaaaacaccaactgaattattattatcacaatgtCCATGGAAAGAATATAAATCAGAAAATGGAAAagtatattatcataatttaaatacaaaagaatCACGTTGGACAGTACCATTAGAACTTGaacaacttaaaaataaaataattgctgaaggttcaacatcatcaataatacaacaaataaatacaacaaattcAGTAAATCCTCCACCATCAACAATTTTACCTCCACCACAACAAATAACAACACAATCGAGTGAATTAAATAGTGGAAAATCAGCAATTGAACAAGCTATGGCAGCAACATTAGCAGCAATAAATATTCCAACACCACCATCAAAACCAGATGATGATAGTAATTCTGGTAAAGGTAGTGCAAATGATAGTCGTACAAGTACTCCAGAaccaaaaatacaatttaaagataaaaaagaagcTATTGAAGCatttaaagaattattaaaagaacGTGATGTACCATCAAATGCAACATGGGAACAAGCTGttaaaacaatacaaaatgatCCACGTTATccatcaatgaaaaaattaaatgaacgtAAACAAGCATTTAATGCatataaaacacaaaaattaaaagaagaacGTGAACAAGAAAGATTACgtttaaaaaaagctaaagaagatcttgaaaaatttttattaaatcatgatAGAATGACAagtacaacaaaatattataaatgtgaAGAAATTTATGGTAATTTAGAAATTTGGCGTGCTGTTGCTGATCCAGATCGTCGTGATATATATGAAgatgttatatttaatttagctAAACGTGAAAAAGAAGAtgcaaaacaattaaaaaaacgtaataCAAAAAGATTAACACAAATATTAGATACAATGACTGAAGTAACATATCAAACAACATGGCAAGAAGCACAAGCATTGTTACTTCAACATTCATCATTTGCTGAAGATTCTGATTTATTAGAAATGGATAAAGAAGatgcattatttatatttgaaaatcatATAagacaacttgaaaaaaataaagaagcaataaaaagtaaaaataaaagacgaAAAAGACTTGAACGTAAAAATCGTGATGGTTTTGGTAGTTTATTGGATGAATTACATGTACAAGGTAAATTAACATCAATGAGTCTTTGGGTTGAATTGTATCCAATGTTATCAGCTGATTTACGTTTCTCAGCAATGCTTGGACAACCTGGTTCAACAccacttgatttatttaaatattatgttgAAGATTTAAAATCACGTtttcatgatgaaaaaaaagcaatacgtgaaatattaaaagataa atttgaaGTAAAAAGAAGTacaacatttgaaaaatttgcaacaattatttgtaaaGATGAAAAATCAGCTTTACTTGATACTGGTAATGatcaattaacaaataatttattactta GTGTTGAATCAAAcgaaaaagaaagaattaaagaagaaaataaaaaaatgaaaaaattagaaacaggcttaaaacaattattaaaaaatattgatgttgatTATCAAGCAAATTGGgatgatgttaaattaaaaattgaaaatgaaaatgattatCAAGCAATTAAATCAGAAAGTgatagaattaaaatatttaaagaatatCAACATGATTTAGAAGAAAGTTGTGCTCATCATCATattagaagtaaaaaaaaaaaaactaaaaaaccaAAACGTAAATCAAGATCAAAATCACACAGTGATTCTGAAACTGATGAtaaaggaagaaaaaaaaaacataaatcacGTAGTCCAAGTGTTCATAGTAAATCAGAAAGTTCAGAATcagaaagtaaaaaattaaaaaagaaaaaaaataaaaaaaagagtattcGTAGTCATTCA cATTCTGATTCACGTTTACCATCATCAGAAGAATCACCagatagaaaaagaaaagaagaaaaacatCGTCGTGCATCAGGACACAGTGAAGCATCAGCAAATGGTGAACAACATGCTGAACAACCTGGTGAACAACAGGAACTATCTGAAGATGAGTTGGAAAAACAACGAGCTCAACTACTTCATGAGTTACAAATGCAACAAGAAgacaattga